In Haliscomenobacter hydrossis DSM 1100, the DNA window GCGGTGATTGGCATAATGTTCTGCCACATGAAACCATTTACAGTAGTTGTTCCAATCCCATGCTTTGGTTTCCCCCGAAAGCAACCATTTATCGTCTCTCTTTTTCATCTCTGCTTTAGTGCTTGCTCTTACTGCGTTCATGGCTTCAAGGTAATAGTCAATTTTATTGCCCTTTATTTTGTCTCTAGCCTCTGGACCGAGTTCCATGGCCACATTCCATTTGTCTTTGTTCTCTTTTGAAAAATCTTCCAACTTGTGAAAGGTAATGTCCTGATAAACAACTTCCGTAGCGGCCAAATGCAGGATTAAGGAACCAATGGTGTTTGAATCTTCGTCGTGCAAATAATCCAATTGTTCCACCGTCAAGTTTTTTGTAACATTAACCACCGTTTCATTAAGCCAATCGAGCATGGAAATTAACGTGCCAATTTGTGGTGTAAAACCTTTTTTTGGCCCAATGTAATTGATGTTATCCTCAATGGATACAACGCTTGAATGGGCATTCCCAAACCTGGGTAAAATCAAATTACTGGCAGCAAACGTCGAGACTCCAGCAACGCTGATGAATTTTCGGCGACTAAAATTTTCTTTTTTCATGGTGTTGAAATTATAGGGTTGAAATTTTTTGGAAAAAAGAATCAATGTACTTGAAAAAAACAGTTCTTCTACCTCCTGGTCAGCGGTTTTGCTGGGAGTTACTACAATCGAGTGTGGTTTACTTTGGATAATTGATTATCTTAACCTCTGGTAGGTAAGCGTTCCTTTTTATTTTCGTCTTATTCAAATTATGGCATAGTCGTTGGGGTTGATACTTTGTAAATTTCGATATTCTTTGTATCATTTACAAGAAAAATAAGTTGGGGCTTTGGGGCAGTTTTTTTACAACGGTTGCTTCCTTGTAATACCGCTGCGCCTAGCGAGCGGTTGACAAGGAAGCGTTAGTTGGGCGACTACTATCTATTGAGTAAGGCTATCAGCTATCCTTTGAACTTCCTCTATCGTCAATCCGGTAATATCAGCAACAATATCAACTGCGAAGCCTTTTTTCAGCGCTTCCTCTGCTCTACTTTTCAATGCTTCATTTACAGCCGACGAAATTTCCAACTTCACTGTCTCTACAAAACTCGCATCACTCCGTTGCGCCTCCATATATCTATCATACTCCTTGCGGTCGGCAGGGTTCAATTTCAAAATGTCGAGTTTTTGACTGGCGGCTTTCAAGCCTTTTGCCGTGAATTCATCTTTGATTTCTGCCGTTTTCAGAAAGTATATCCACTCATCCAGTGTATCCTTGGCGACTTCGTTGAAACGATTGGTTTTTATCACATAATATTCCGGGTACAACGCTGATACCGATGACTTTTTGAAAAGATCTTTCTGCTTTTCAGACAATTCCAGTTCATGGTTGCTATGGATACCGACGAATGTGGTTGTACCGTGGTACACATAGTCATCACCCTGACCGAGGTCAAAGTACACAATGTTTACGGAGTATACTTTTTTGACTTTGGAATACGGCTGTCCCTCAGCGATATGTTCAACAATAACCTTGGCTGTTCCATAAAGCATTCGCTGAAAGTAGTCTGCCTCTCGAGTGTTCTGGATTTCGACGATGACTAACTCACCCTTTTTGTTTTCCACAAGTATGTCCACCCGGTTGAACTTGTCATCCTCGGTTTCTTTGTTTCCTTCGCTTTCAAGGATTTGCTTTATTTTGAAATCATCGTGGAGCAACTCGGAAAGGAAGCCCTCCAAGATGTCGAAATTGGCTTTGTTGCGGAGCAGTCGTTTCATCGCCCAATCGAATCGAACCAGTTTTTTTGCCATGTAGCACGATTTTGACACAAAAATACAGCAAAAATTACTGTTTTCCAACTTTTTTCGAATGGATATGACCGTAAGGTTGAGGTATTTGTGTCGATCTGGCTTTGACGGAACGCTGCCAGTTGTTTAACAGCGCTGGTATACAAGCCTTAATCTTTACAATGTGCATACTCATGCGTCAGAGACGAGGAAATAATTGGTTCAAGTCAGGGAGACATTGAACCAGCAGCAGTTGTTGGGGCATTGGAGACTTGCACTAGCGGGTTTACGAAGTCGCATCTGTCCACCGCTAACTGCGCGTTGAACGAAGATAAATATTAGAAACTTAAAACTGAACCCCACCATTGAATAATATGCATTGTTGGCGGCGTTTACTTCAAATAACTCAAACGTTAATTCTCGATAACTCACGATAGTTCAATCCCCATTTATCAGTTAGCATATTTGCCTTGTCAGCAATCTCTCTATTAATAAAGTCTATCATGAGTGGAACAACTTTATCCCCCAGTCGATTCAAATTTGGTGACTCCTCAAAATCTCCAGGTAAATGAATTTGATTCCTTAACTTTCTATAGTCTTCAATTATTCCTAGTAGATCTGTTGATAAATTCAAAGTCTCGTAATATTTAACCTTAGAGATTAAACTAAAATCAAGACTCTTTTCAGTTATTCCTTTCAAAATATTTTTTTGAAGACTTGCGTCATAAAAGTAACCTGAAATATTAAATAATTCATTTTTATGAATTGGTCTTTCCCTTTGGTCTTTTCTTAATTCTTTAAACTCATTTTTGTCCTCCAACACATTGACTAAAAAATCATTCTCTAATAGTTTCGATTTAAAGAATAATTCAAATCCAGTAGCAATATAAAAATTCTCTAAGTTAATATACTCCATTCTTTGCCATTGCGTCTTTGATATTTGACTATTTCTTATGTCAAATGTACCATTATCTAAAGCATCTTGAACCTTACGCGATTCCTCTCTCAGCGTTGGAAATTGTCCAATTAGAACGGACGTTAAAAATATTTTATACGACTCATGGTAAAGCGAGACTACAAACCCGTCACGATTTAAATCGTCTTTGTAGGCTAATTGTGTTCGTTTAAATACGTCACAACCAGGTAATTTTTTTTCTCTCGCTTCCGCTTCAGTGATTGTCAACATAACTATGATTTGTGCTGTGTCGTCCCGTAAATGTCCGCTAACTATTGCACTACCGTAACACTCCCTCCTACATCCAACGCATTACCACAGTGCTATCTGCATTGGCGGCAATGCGCTTAAAGCTATAGAAAAAAACGCATCTAACTTTCGTTTTACACACGAAAAAGTCAAACGATCCTCATTTTCACACAACCTGAATACCACCTCACACCTCCGCCAAATACTCGTGCACAAACTTAATCGCCATTGCCCCTTCCCCTACGGCTGAAGCGACCCGATTCATCGCCCCCGATCTTACATCGCCCGCTGCAAAAATCCCCGGCTGGCAGGTTTCCAACAAAAAGGGTTCGCGCTGGTGTTTCCAGATCGATTTGAATTGGGGATATTGCTTGAGTTCCTTGCCGGTTTCGATGAACCCTTTGTCGTCGAGTAGCAGATTGACGGGCAGCCAATCGGTGGCTGGACGGGTACCGATGAAAATGAACAAGGAATCCGCTTTGACCTGTTCGGTGGCTTTGGTCTCAATATTTTCGAGAACGATGCACTCCAACGATTCGTGGCCCAGGGCTTCGACGACCTCCGTTTTGCCCAACACCTCAATATTGGGAATGGCGTTGATTTGATCAATCAAGTAAGCCGACATGGTCGAACTCAGGTCTTCACGCCGAATGACGATGTGTACTTTTTGGGCAAATTTGGAGAGGTATACCGCTCCTTGG includes these proteins:
- a CDS encoding Rpn family recombination-promoting nuclease/putative transposase; amino-acid sequence: MAKKLVRFDWAMKRLLRNKANFDILEGFLSELLHDDFKIKQILESEGNKETEDDKFNRVDILVENKKGELVIVEIQNTREADYFQRMLYGTAKVIVEHIAEGQPYSKVKKVYSVNIVYFDLGQGDDYVYHGTTTFVGIHSNHELELSEKQKDLFKKSSVSALYPEYYVIKTNRFNEVAKDTLDEWIYFLKTAEIKDEFTAKGLKAASQKLDILKLNPADRKEYDRYMEAQRSDASFVETVKLEISSAVNEALKSRAEEALKKGFAVDIVADITGLTIEEVQRIADSLTQ
- a CDS encoding DinB family protein, whose protein sequence is MKKENFSRRKFISVAGVSTFAASNLILPRFGNAHSSVVSIEDNINYIGPKKGFTPQIGTLISMLDWLNETVVNVTKNLTVEQLDYLHDEDSNTIGSLILHLAATEVVYQDITFHKLEDFSKENKDKWNVAMELGPEARDKIKGNKIDYYLEAMNAVRASTKAEMKKRDDKWLLSGETKAWDWNNYCKWFHVAEHYANHRGQMTWYKKRLPK